One region of Vibrio pelagius genomic DNA includes:
- a CDS encoding porin — MKKTLLALTIAAVSTSAFAVETSSQNSKPMFEFDDMHKDQFSVSGAWGVGGYYDTYSGTFYDDWATALTLSISYKNNRWVGYFETDLEMNYIADTNESAKVSEVYDDIESGPTTDVDKAWLGFDTGFGVASFGWENDTALDKVDGAGDMTYEFGASAGDASDGFNVVKFQGATSGFAYGISYFETKDSHKAADKGINGYVGFEHEIFNIYAGYEDRDEAEYTVTSLSGNFKVGDNVKLGFNSWIDEGNKSGADTTDKKNTGFYLSGAFDASEQVTVAAGYGSNTTETNNAADKDYSYMNVAVMYTHSEKVDMGIDIKQELDVFDGVRNDSSDEETFVFASAYYYF; from the coding sequence ATGAAAAAGACTCTATTAGCTCTAACAATCGCAGCAGTATCAACTTCTGCGTTTGCTGTAGAAACAAGCTCTCAAAACTCTAAGCCAATGTTTGAGTTTGACGATATGCATAAAGACCAATTTTCTGTGTCTGGTGCGTGGGGTGTTGGTGGTTACTACGATACATATTCTGGTACTTTCTACGACGATTGGGCAACAGCACTAACTCTATCTATCAGCTACAAAAATAACCGTTGGGTTGGTTACTTTGAAACAGACCTAGAAATGAACTACATTGCAGACACAAACGAGTCAGCTAAAGTTTCTGAAGTATACGATGATATTGAATCTGGTCCGACTACTGACGTTGATAAAGCGTGGTTAGGCTTCGACACTGGTTTTGGTGTTGCGTCTTTCGGTTGGGAAAACGATACAGCGCTTGATAAAGTAGATGGCGCTGGTGATATGACTTACGAGTTCGGTGCATCTGCAGGCGATGCTTCTGACGGTTTCAACGTAGTTAAGTTCCAAGGTGCTACTTCAGGGTTTGCTTACGGTATTTCTTACTTCGAAACTAAGGACAGCCATAAAGCAGCTGATAAAGGTATCAACGGTTACGTTGGTTTCGAACATGAGATCTTTAACATCTACGCTGGTTACGAAGATCGTGACGAAGCTGAGTACACAGTAACTTCTCTATCTGGTAACTTCAAAGTTGGTGACAATGTTAAGCTAGGCTTTAACTCTTGGATTGATGAAGGTAACAAGAGTGGCGCTGATACAACAGATAAGAAGAACACAGGTTTCTACCTATCTGGTGCATTCGATGCATCTGAGCAGGTAACTGTTGCAGCTGGTTACGGCTCGAACACTACAGAAACAAATAATGCTGCTGACAAAGATTACAGCTACATGAACGTTGCAGTAATGTATACGCATAGCGAGAAAGTTGATATGGGTATCGATATCAAACAAGAGTTAGACGTATTCGACGGTGTTCGTAACGACAGCTCTGATGAAGAGACATTTGTATTTGCTTCTGCATACTACTACTTCTAA
- a CDS encoding pseudouridine synthase, with protein MSTRSRSTSRPNGSSRQGGQFKQGSTTTSRTKHKGNERRSSSATKSNSSSKQRYKRKPRTEKPRVAIEDRKVILFNKPFDTLSQFTDGEGRKTLADFIPVKDIYAAGRLDRDSEGLMVLTNDGIYQAKLTQPNSKSPKTYWVQVEGVPNESDLDKLRKGVELKDGMTLPAKVEVVPAPSVWERNPPVRFRAAIPTTWLAITIIEGRNRQVRRMTANIGFPTLRLIRYSMGEMSLGDLQPGEWKEV; from the coding sequence ATGTCTACTCGCTCTCGTAGCACTTCGCGCCCTAATGGCTCCTCTCGACAAGGTGGTCAATTTAAACAAGGCAGCACAACCACATCGCGTACCAAGCATAAGGGAAATGAACGCCGTTCCTCTTCTGCTACCAAAAGCAATTCGTCGAGTAAGCAGCGCTATAAACGTAAACCACGCACAGAAAAACCTAGAGTCGCCATTGAAGACAGAAAAGTGATTCTATTCAATAAACCATTCGACACACTCAGTCAGTTTACCGATGGTGAAGGTCGCAAAACCCTAGCCGATTTTATTCCAGTAAAAGATATCTACGCGGCAGGTCGCTTAGATCGCGACAGTGAAGGACTAATGGTGCTTACCAACGACGGCATCTATCAAGCTAAATTAACTCAACCCAATTCAAAGTCACCAAAGACCTACTGGGTTCAAGTTGAAGGTGTGCCGAATGAAAGCGATTTAGATAAATTGAGAAAAGGTGTTGAACTCAAAGATGGTATGACACTGCCCGCTAAAGTCGAAGTTGTGCCAGCGCCTAGTGTTTGGGAACGCAATCCACCAGTACGATTTCGTGCGGCAATTCCGACGACCTGGCTTGCGATTACGATCATTGAAGGACGTAATCGTCAAGTGCGTCGTATGACAGCTAATATTGGCTTCCCTACTCTTCGCCTTATTCGTTACTCAATGGGTGAGATGAGTCTAGGTGATTTACAGCCTGGAGAGTGGAAAGAGGTATAG
- a CDS encoding NADP-dependent isocitrate dehydrogenase — MPTEKPTIIYTITDEAPALATYSLLPIIQSFTASSGINVDTRDISLAGRIIANFPEYLTEEQRIGDALAELGELAKTPEANIIKLPNISASIPQLQATIKELQAKGYALPNYPEEASTDEEKAIKATYDKIKGSAVNPVLREGNSDRRAPLSVKNYAKKNPHSMGAWASDSKSHVASMDGKDFFGSEKSTTVDGETEVSIEFVGQDGVKKTLKPAFALQDKEIIDTSVMNKAALVAFFEKEIALAKEQDVLLSLHMKATMMKVSDPVIFGHAVKVYYKDVFAKHGQLFEELGVDVNNGIGDVYAKIAALPQEQKEAIEADLQAVYETQPPLAMVDSDRGITNLHVPSDIIVDASMPAMLRSSGQMWGPDGKQKDTKAMIPDRSYASIYQAVIDFCKENGAFDPTTMGSVPNVGLMAQKAEEYGSHDKTFILDAAGTVQVVDANGAVLLEQDVEEGDIFRMCQVKDAPIQDWVKLAVTRARASNTPAVFWLDESRAHDAELIKKVNAYLPEHDTDGLEIKILSPLEATKFSLVRIKEGLDTISVTGNVLRDYLTDLFPILELGTSAKMLSIVPLMNGGGLFETGAGGSAPKHVQQVEKENHLRWDSLGEFLALAASLEHLSTVTGNAKAQVLADALDKATGEFLDMNKSPSRKVGELDNRGSHYYLATYWAKALAEQTADAELAQEFASVAAKLSESEEAIISELNGAQGVKGELGGYYLFDDALTSALMRPSATLNAVIDA; from the coding sequence ATGCCTACTGAAAAACCAACCATCATCTATACCATTACAGACGAAGCACCAGCACTAGCGACATACTCTCTACTGCCTATCATTCAATCATTCACTGCTTCTTCTGGTATCAACGTTGATACTCGTGATATCTCACTTGCAGGGCGTATTATTGCTAACTTCCCAGAGTATTTAACTGAAGAGCAACGTATTGGTGATGCACTTGCTGAACTTGGCGAGTTGGCAAAAACACCGGAAGCAAACATCATCAAGCTTCCAAATATTTCAGCATCTATCCCGCAACTTCAAGCAACCATTAAAGAGCTTCAAGCAAAAGGCTACGCACTTCCTAACTACCCAGAAGAAGCGAGCACTGATGAAGAGAAAGCGATTAAAGCAACCTACGACAAGATTAAAGGCAGTGCTGTAAACCCTGTACTGCGTGAAGGTAACTCTGACCGTCGTGCGCCGCTTTCTGTTAAAAACTACGCGAAGAAAAACCCACACTCAATGGGTGCATGGGCTTCAGATTCTAAGTCTCATGTCGCGAGCATGGACGGCAAAGACTTCTTCGGTAGCGAAAAATCAACCACTGTTGATGGTGAAACAGAAGTAAGCATCGAGTTTGTTGGTCAAGATGGTGTGAAGAAAACACTGAAACCAGCTTTTGCTCTGCAAGACAAAGAGATCATTGACACTTCAGTGATGAACAAAGCTGCACTCGTTGCTTTCTTTGAAAAAGAGATTGCATTAGCTAAAGAGCAAGACGTACTGCTTTCTCTGCACATGAAAGCGACAATGATGAAGGTGTCTGACCCTGTGATCTTTGGTCATGCGGTTAAGGTTTACTACAAAGATGTATTCGCAAAGCACGGTCAGCTGTTCGAAGAGTTGGGCGTTGATGTGAACAACGGCATTGGTGATGTGTACGCTAAGATCGCAGCACTACCACAAGAGCAGAAAGAAGCTATCGAAGCGGATCTACAAGCGGTATACGAAACTCAACCACCACTCGCTATGGTTGACTCAGATCGTGGCATCACAAACCTACACGTACCAAGTGACATCATCGTTGATGCGTCAATGCCAGCGATGCTACGTTCTTCTGGTCAAATGTGGGGTCCAGATGGCAAGCAGAAAGATACTAAAGCGATGATTCCTGATCGTAGCTACGCAAGCATCTATCAAGCGGTTATCGATTTCTGTAAAGAGAATGGTGCATTTGATCCAACAACAATGGGCAGTGTGCCAAACGTTGGCCTTATGGCTCAAAAAGCAGAAGAGTACGGTTCTCACGATAAGACCTTCATTCTAGATGCTGCTGGTACAGTTCAAGTTGTTGACGCAAATGGTGCGGTACTTCTTGAGCAAGACGTTGAGGAAGGCGATATTTTCCGTATGTGTCAGGTTAAAGACGCACCAATTCAAGATTGGGTTAAGCTTGCAGTAACGCGCGCTCGTGCTTCAAACACTCCTGCGGTATTCTGGCTAGACGAATCTCGTGCACATGATGCAGAGCTGATTAAGAAAGTGAACGCTTACCTACCTGAACACGATACCGACGGTCTAGAAATCAAGATTCTTTCTCCGCTAGAAGCGACTAAGTTCTCTCTAGTTCGTATCAAAGAAGGTCTTGATACAATCTCAGTTACTGGTAACGTTCTACGTGATTACCTGACGGATCTATTCCCAATTCTAGAGCTTGGCACATCGGCGAAAATGCTGTCTATCGTTCCACTAATGAACGGCGGTGGTCTGTTTGAAACAGGTGCTGGCGGTTCTGCTCCTAAGCACGTGCAGCAAGTAGAAAAAGAAAATCACCTACGTTGGGATTCTTTGGGCGAATTCCTAGCACTGGCGGCTTCACTTGAGCACCTAAGCACAGTAACGGGTAATGCAAAAGCTCAAGTACTGGCGGATGCGCTAGATAAAGCGACAGGTGAATTCCTAGACATGAATAAGTCACCATCGCGTAAAGTGGGTGAATTAGATAACCGTGGTAGCCACTACTACTTAGCAACATACTGGGCTAAGGCTCTTGCAGAGCAAACGGCTGATGCTGAGCTAGCACAAGAGTTCGCAAGTGTCGCAGCTAAACTCTCTGAGAGTGAAGAAGCGATCATTAGTGAGTTAAACGGTGCTCAAGGTGTTAAAGGCGAACTGGGTGGTTACTACCTATTTGATGATGCTCTGACTTCAGCTCTGATGCGCCCAAGTGCGACTTTGAATGCAGTGATTGATGCATAG
- the cspD gene encoding cold shock domain-containing protein CspD has product MATGTVKWFNNAKGFGFICPEGEEGDIFAHYSTIQMEGYRTLKAGQQVDYEVESGPKGSHASSVVPLETSQTK; this is encoded by the coding sequence ATGGCTACAGGTACAGTAAAATGGTTTAACAATGCCAAAGGGTTTGGTTTCATTTGTCCAGAGGGTGAAGAAGGTGACATTTTTGCACACTATTCAACGATACAAATGGAGGGTTACCGTACACTTAAGGCGGGGCAACAAGTTGATTATGAAGTTGAAAGCGGCCCGAAGGGGTCTCACGCAAGCTCCGTAGTACCGTTAGAAACTAGCCAAACAAAGTAG
- the clpS gene encoding ATP-dependent Clp protease adapter ClpS, with product MSRNFEWAAPGSDLLEKEKTKVKPPAMYNVVLNNDDYTPMDFVIEILERFFSLDIEKATEIMLKVHYDGKAICGTYSAEIAETKVAQVTMYSKENEHPLLCTMEQA from the coding sequence ATGAGTAGAAACTTTGAATGGGCGGCTCCAGGCTCTGATTTACTGGAGAAAGAAAAAACGAAAGTTAAGCCACCGGCAATGTATAACGTCGTACTTAATAACGATGATTACACGCCAATGGACTTTGTAATCGAGATCTTAGAGCGATTCTTCTCATTAGATATCGAGAAAGCAACGGAAATTATGCTCAAGGTTCATTATGACGGTAAAGCTATCTGTGGGACTTACAGCGCAGAGATAGCGGAAACAAAAGTAGCGCAAGTGACGATGTATTCAAAGGAAAATGAGCATCCGCTACTATGTACAATGGAGCAAGCTTAA
- the clpA gene encoding ATP-dependent Clp protease ATP-binding subunit ClpA, translating to MLNKELESSLNGAFARAREKRHEFMTVEHLLLALLENDAAKEALLACQADLDALRNELDIFIDQTTPLIPESDETRETQPTLSFQRVLQRAVFHVQSSGRSEVTGANVLVAIFSEQESHAAYLLKKNDISRLDIVNFISHGITKASNEGDSASSPDSFGAENAEEASSEDRLENFATNLNEVAKNGNIDPLIGRDKELERTIQVLCRRRKNNPLLVGEAGVGKTAIAEGLAWRIVEGQVPEVIQSSVIYSLDIGSLLAGTKYRGDFEKRFKAILKQLEKEEDAILFIDEIHTIIGAGAASGGQVDAANLIKPLLSSGKLRCIGSTTYQEFSTIFEKERALARRFQKIDIVEPSLDDTTKILIGLKPKYEAHHEVRYTNKALRAAVELSAKYINERHLPDKAIDVIDEAGARSRLAPASRRKKTVSVADIESMVAKMARIPEKSVSSSDKDILQNLDDRMKMLVFGQDTAIDALSEAIKLTRAGLGADNKPVGSFLFAGPTGVGKTEVTVQLSKLMGIELLRFDMSEYGERHSVSRLIGAPPGYVGYDQGGLLTDAVIKNPHSVVLLDEIEKAHPDIFNLLLQVMDNGTLTDNNGRKADFRNVILVMTTNAGVTETEKKSIGLIQQDHAPDAMGAIKKVFTPEFRNRLDNIIWFNSLDPTVISQVVDKFIVELQVQLDARGVSLEVSEDARHWLAEKGYDKAMGARPMGRVIQEQLKKPLANELLFGSLVDGGTVKVTLEKDELQFSYVGAKEEVMH from the coding sequence ATGCTGAATAAAGAATTAGAATCAAGCTTGAATGGCGCTTTTGCTCGAGCGCGAGAAAAGCGACATGAGTTTATGACTGTCGAGCACCTCCTACTTGCATTATTGGAAAATGATGCGGCTAAGGAAGCGTTATTGGCATGCCAAGCCGATCTGGATGCCTTGCGTAACGAGCTCGATATTTTTATCGACCAGACCACTCCTCTTATCCCAGAAAGCGACGAAACGCGTGAAACTCAACCAACACTTAGTTTCCAACGCGTACTACAGCGTGCTGTTTTCCATGTTCAATCATCAGGTCGCAGTGAAGTCACTGGGGCCAACGTTCTTGTTGCTATCTTTAGTGAACAAGAGTCTCACGCGGCGTACTTGTTGAAAAAGAACGATATCAGTCGCTTAGATATTGTTAACTTTATTTCTCACGGTATCACCAAAGCAAGTAACGAAGGCGATAGCGCTTCATCGCCTGACTCATTCGGCGCAGAAAACGCTGAAGAGGCGAGTTCAGAGGATAGGCTTGAAAACTTTGCGACCAACCTAAATGAAGTCGCGAAGAACGGGAATATTGATCCACTGATAGGTCGTGACAAAGAGCTTGAACGCACAATTCAAGTGCTATGTCGTCGCCGTAAGAATAACCCTCTGCTTGTAGGTGAAGCTGGTGTAGGTAAAACCGCGATTGCTGAGGGGCTTGCGTGGAGAATTGTCGAAGGCCAAGTGCCGGAAGTGATTCAAAGCAGTGTTATCTACTCACTAGATATCGGCTCTCTACTTGCGGGTACTAAATACCGAGGCGATTTTGAGAAACGTTTTAAAGCGATTCTTAAACAGTTAGAGAAAGAAGAAGATGCGATCTTATTCATCGATGAAATCCACACCATTATTGGTGCGGGTGCAGCATCGGGTGGTCAAGTTGATGCGGCAAATCTAATTAAACCACTACTGAGTAGCGGTAAGTTGCGCTGCATTGGTTCAACGACTTATCAAGAGTTCAGCACTATCTTTGAGAAAGAGCGTGCATTGGCTCGCCGCTTCCAAAAAATTGATATTGTTGAGCCTTCACTTGATGACACAACTAAGATTCTAATTGGTCTCAAGCCTAAGTACGAAGCGCACCACGAAGTTCGTTACACCAATAAAGCTCTTCGCGCTGCAGTAGAACTGTCGGCTAAGTACATTAATGAGCGTCACCTTCCTGATAAGGCGATTGACGTTATTGATGAAGCGGGTGCACGTAGTCGATTAGCGCCTGCAAGCCGTCGTAAGAAAACGGTGAGTGTTGCTGATATCGAGTCGATGGTTGCTAAGATGGCTCGTATTCCTGAGAAGTCAGTTTCTTCTTCAGACAAAGACATTCTGCAAAACCTAGATGACCGTATGAAAATGTTGGTATTTGGCCAAGATACGGCTATCGACGCATTGAGTGAGGCAATTAAGCTTACACGTGCTGGTTTAGGTGCTGATAACAAACCGGTTGGTTCATTCTTGTTTGCTGGTCCAACGGGTGTGGGTAAAACGGAAGTGACAGTACAACTATCGAAACTGATGGGTATTGAACTACTGCGTTTTGATATGTCTGAGTACGGAGAACGTCATTCGGTGAGCCGTTTGATTGGTGCGCCTCCAGGTTATGTGGGCTACGATCAAGGCGGCCTTTTAACTGATGCGGTTATTAAAAACCCGCACTCTGTCGTCCTCCTTGATGAGATCGAGAAAGCGCATCCAGATATCTTTAATCTACTCTTGCAAGTAATGGATAACGGTACGCTCACGGACAATAATGGCCGTAAAGCGGATTTCCGCAACGTGATCTTGGTGATGACAACCAACGCGGGTGTGACTGAAACAGAGAAGAAATCAATCGGTCTTATCCAGCAAGATCATGCGCCAGATGCAATGGGTGCAATCAAGAAAGTGTTCACTCCAGAGTTCCGTAACCGTCTTGATAATATCATCTGGTTCAACAGCTTAGATCCAACAGTAATTAGCCAAGTGGTTGACAAGTTCATTGTTGAGCTTCAAGTTCAGCTAGATGCTCGTGGCGTCTCCCTAGAGGTATCAGAAGATGCGCGCCATTGGTTAGCAGAAAAAGGCTATGATAAAGCGATGGGTGCGCGTCCAATGGGGCGTGTGATTCAAGAGCAACTTAAGAAGCCTCTGGCAAACGAGCTGTTGTTTGGTAGTTTAGTTGATGGCGGTACTGTGAAGGTAACGCTGGAGAAAGATGAGCTGCAATTTAGCTATGTTGGTGCGAAAGAAGAAGTGATGCACTAA
- the infA gene encoding translation initiation factor IF-1, whose product MAKEDVIEMQGTVLDTLPNTMFRVELENGHVVTAHISGKMRKNYIRILTGDKVTVEMTPYDLSKGRIVFRAR is encoded by the coding sequence ATGGCTAAAGAAGACGTAATCGAGATGCAAGGCACTGTCCTTGATACTCTACCAAACACAATGTTCCGTGTTGAGCTTGAAAACGGTCACGTAGTGACAGCACACATCTCTGGTAAAATGCGTAAGAACTACATCCGTATTCTTACTGGTGACAAAGTTACTGTTGAGATGACTCCATACGACCTTTCTAAAGGCCGCATCGTCTTCCGTGCTCGTTAA
- a CDS encoding arginyltransferase, with amino-acid sequence MSSGLHQIRIGLTDNHSCSYLPERQERVAVTLDEHMHTPDNYEILLANGFRRSGATIYKPHCDNCSSCHALRLAIPDIQLSKSQKRLLNKAKSFNWTVKPKMDESWFDLYSRYITARHRSGTMYPPKKEEFLQFSKNDWLNTQYLHIYQGEKLVAIAVTDVMNHSTSAFYTFFDPDIDLSLGTLGVLFQIQHAQQTQKQWLYLGYQIDECPAMNYKVRFQRHQRLVNQVWQG; translated from the coding sequence ATGAGTTCAGGCTTACATCAGATCAGAATCGGATTAACCGATAATCATAGTTGTAGCTACTTACCAGAGCGACAGGAACGTGTGGCTGTCACACTTGACGAACACATGCACACACCAGATAACTACGAAATTTTGTTAGCCAATGGATTTCGTCGCAGTGGCGCAACCATATACAAACCTCATTGTGATAATTGTTCTTCCTGTCACGCTTTAAGATTAGCCATTCCCGACATACAGCTTTCGAAAAGCCAAAAGCGTCTTCTTAACAAAGCCAAATCCTTTAATTGGACAGTGAAGCCGAAAATGGATGAATCGTGGTTTGATCTATATAGCCGTTACATTACGGCTCGTCACCGTTCTGGCACCATGTATCCGCCGAAAAAAGAAGAATTTTTGCAGTTTTCAAAAAACGATTGGCTAAACACCCAATATTTACACATCTATCAAGGTGAAAAATTGGTGGCGATCGCCGTCACTGATGTGATGAATCACAGCACTAGCGCGTTTTACACCTTTTTCGACCCAGATATTGATCTATCATTAGGTACGCTTGGTGTTTTGTTTCAAATTCAACATGCTCAACAAACCCAAAAACAGTGGCTCTATTTGGGTTATCAAATCGACGAATGCCCCGCTATGAACTATAAAGTGCGATTTCAACGTCATCAAAGGCTAGTAAATCAAGTGTGGCAAGGGTAG
- the aat gene encoding leucyl/phenylalanyl-tRNA--protein transferase — translation MTIYLTELDTTSIEFPSPFEALDDPNGLLAFGGDLSPARILNAYSHGIFPWYGPGEPILWWSPAPRAVFNPKTFQPAKSLKKFQRKHKYRVSINQATDRVISLCSSLRPAEETWLNQDMQRSYIELAKMGHCHSVEVWNEDELIGGLYGILRGELFCGESMFSTKTNASKIALWYFCRHFSQHGGQLIDCQVMNPHLESLGAMEIERETFLESLSLLKERSIAAACFQPQWLEDCSE, via the coding sequence ATGACTATATACTTAACAGAGTTGGATACTACTAGTATAGAATTCCCTTCACCATTTGAAGCGCTGGATGATCCAAACGGATTGCTAGCATTTGGTGGCGATCTTTCTCCTGCACGAATTCTCAATGCATATAGTCATGGCATTTTTCCTTGGTACGGACCTGGCGAACCTATCCTTTGGTGGAGCCCAGCCCCGCGAGCCGTATTTAATCCTAAGACATTTCAACCGGCTAAAAGTCTCAAAAAATTTCAGCGTAAACACAAGTATCGTGTAAGCATCAACCAAGCGACAGACAGAGTGATTAGTCTTTGTTCATCACTACGCCCCGCTGAAGAGACATGGTTAAACCAAGACATGCAACGCTCTTACATCGAATTGGCGAAAATGGGCCATTGTCATTCCGTTGAAGTGTGGAATGAAGACGAGTTGATCGGTGGTTTGTATGGCATTCTTCGTGGCGAGCTTTTTTGTGGTGAGTCGATGTTTAGTACTAAGACCAACGCCTCGAAGATAGCCTTATGGTACTTTTGCCGCCATTTTTCACAACATGGCGGGCAACTGATTGATTGCCAAGTCATGAATCCTCATTTGGAGTCGCTCGGTGCGATGGAAATCGAAAGAGAGACTTTTCTCGAATCTCTGTCATTATTAAAAGAGCGTTCTATTGCTGCTGCATGCTTTCAACCACAATGGCTCGAGGATTGTTCGGAATGA
- a CDS encoding glycine zipper 2TM domain-containing protein, with translation MKKLLWILLFLPLIANAAYNRNQARPVNEVVYGEVDTVRYITQQEIVESKANGWETLLGAAIGGLIGNQFGGGTGKEVATAVGAVAGAGIARNRANTQYRVEYKLVELLVKTEDNKLVNIIQDVDSSMLFSRGDDVRILYFSDGVRVDLVY, from the coding sequence ATGAAGAAACTGCTTTGGATTTTACTGTTTTTGCCTCTTATAGCAAATGCAGCCTACAACAGGAATCAAGCTAGACCGGTCAATGAAGTGGTATATGGAGAGGTTGATACTGTACGTTATATCACCCAACAAGAGATTGTAGAGTCAAAAGCCAATGGTTGGGAAACCCTGCTTGGTGCGGCTATTGGTGGTTTGATTGGTAATCAGTTTGGTGGAGGCACGGGTAAGGAAGTGGCAACTGCAGTTGGTGCAGTTGCTGGGGCAGGTATCGCAAGAAATAGAGCCAATACCCAGTATCGAGTAGAGTACAAGCTTGTCGAGTTATTGGTTAAAACAGAGGACAATAAGCTGGTCAATATCATTCAAGACGTGGACAGTTCGATGCTGTTCTCGCGTGGTGACGACGTTAGAATTTTATACTTTTCTGACGGTGTTCGCGTTGATCTTGTGTACTAG
- the aroA gene encoding 3-phosphoshikimate 1-carboxyvinyltransferase — MESLTLQPIQKVSGEVNLPGSKSVSNRALLLAALSSGKTRLTNLLDSDDIRHMLNALTKLGVSYQLSDDKTVCEVEGLGGAFASQEALELFLGNAGTAMRPLAAALCLGSGEYVLTGEPRMKERPIGHLVTALREAGASVEYLENENYPPLKIKGTGLKSGTVSIDGSISSQFLTAFLMAAPLAEGEITIKIEGELVSKPYIDITLHIMKQFGVDVINNDYQEFVIPTGQQYIAPGDFLVEGDASSASYFLAAAAIKGGEIKVTGIGKNSIQGDIQFADALEKMGAEIEWGDDYVISRVGQLKGIDMDYNHIPDAAMTIATTALFAEGTTAIRNVYNWRVKETDRLAAMATELRKVGAEVEEGEDYIIVQPVSELKHAAIDTYDDHRMAMCFSLVALSDTPVTINDPGCTSKTFPDYFDKLKMLSQ; from the coding sequence ATGGAAAGCCTTACGTTACAACCAATACAAAAAGTGAGTGGGGAAGTTAACCTACCTGGCTCTAAAAGTGTTTCTAACCGAGCGTTGCTACTTGCAGCGCTTTCAAGTGGTAAAACTCGCCTAACTAACCTTCTAGATAGTGACGATATTCGTCATATGCTGAATGCTTTAACTAAGCTAGGTGTTAGTTACCAACTGTCGGATGACAAAACGGTTTGTGAAGTTGAAGGTCTTGGCGGTGCGTTTGCGAGCCAAGAAGCGTTAGAACTGTTTCTTGGTAACGCTGGTACGGCGATGCGTCCACTTGCCGCAGCACTGTGTTTAGGTTCTGGTGAGTACGTACTAACGGGTGAACCGCGCATGAAAGAGCGTCCGATTGGCCACCTGGTCACGGCACTCAGAGAAGCGGGCGCAAGCGTTGAATATCTTGAAAATGAAAACTACCCTCCGTTGAAAATTAAAGGTACGGGTTTGAAGAGCGGTACCGTATCAATTGACGGCTCGATCTCTAGCCAGTTCCTAACCGCTTTTTTGATGGCCGCTCCGTTAGCTGAAGGTGAAATCACCATCAAGATAGAAGGTGAATTGGTATCTAAACCTTACATTGACATTACTCTGCATATCATGAAGCAGTTCGGTGTTGATGTAATTAACAACGACTATCAAGAATTTGTTATCCCAACAGGCCAGCAATACATTGCGCCTGGCGATTTCCTTGTCGAAGGTGATGCCTCATCTGCATCTTACTTCCTAGCGGCCGCTGCAATTAAAGGCGGTGAGATCAAGGTAACGGGTATTGGTAAAAACAGTATTCAAGGTGATATTCAATTTGCAGACGCACTCGAGAAAATGGGTGCTGAGATTGAGTGGGGCGACGATTACGTTATCTCTCGTGTTGGCCAGCTAAAAGGGATTGATATGGATTACAACCATATCCCTGATGCTGCGATGACAATTGCAACGACCGCGCTGTTTGCTGAAGGCACGACAGCAATCCGCAACGTATACAACTGGCGCGTAAAAGAGACAGATCGTCTTGCGGCGATGGCAACAGAATTACGTAAAGTCGGTGCGGAAGTGGAAGAGGGCGAAGACTACATTATTGTCCAACCTGTTTCGGAGCTCAAACATGCGGCAATTGATACGTACGACGATCACCGCATGGCAATGTGTTTCTCTTTGGTTGCGCTGAGCGA